Genomic segment of Benincasa hispida cultivar B227 chromosome 1, ASM972705v1, whole genome shotgun sequence:
tacacggttatttataatttactaaacgacacttattatgaaagcGATATGAGAGAAGAAATCGTACATTGAATGAAGAGTTGAAGAAAccgttgaaggaagaagaaatgtggacaGAATCCGACGATGAAAGCTACGAGAGAAAGCTACCAGAGAATCCGAAGGGCTGAGGAAATCTGAGAGAAAGCTACGAGATGAGAGAGACGTTCAACGACAGAAAGTGAATAATGAAAGAGATATTCCATTCTCTTCAGAATACTAGTTGGGAATAAATGTTTTGGTGGAATATTGGTGGTGTATTGAATGCATATTGAATGAAGGGCTGAGAAAATcgtagaaggaagaagaaaaatgtggcGATCTGAaagctttttaaaaattaggggTAATTTTGATATTTCACATAAGGAAAAGGTcagtgtagaaaagtttttgggttttgggtcattttatgaaattttcccTGTAAACGTAATAAATCAATGGTAATCTAAAAAGTGAGTCCATTTGATTatgtttgttgttgtttaccTATATTCCATAATTATAGTGAAATGCAGGTCTACTACGAGTTTTGTAATCACAAAACGTAATCTGATTGAGGAATTGAAGGTGCTCAATCTAATTGCATTTGAAATTTACGTGAGACTCACTAGCCATTATCGTTATCATTACTGTTACCTTTACAAATATTATTACTGTTACAATATTAGAAGTATGAatctatcatatttatttttactattatTGTTATCTTTATCATTACCGTTATCGGGTCTAACAGTAACACTAACAATAACAGTAAATGTGACAAATTTGTAATTCTAAGTAAGCGTGATAAGACTTGTTACAATTGATCCATCAATGGAATTTCATTATGATTATAGGACTTTTCATTACGATCGGATAAACGTGGGTAATTTTTTCCTCCTCTTTcaccttattttctctctcttctttcacACTCTTTTCCGTTCCACcctaaaaaaaaatctgaaacaCAAAAGATGGTGCATTTGAAGCATCAAAGATCAGAGGGTACGTGGAGGGGGTCTTCCCAGAGCTTCCTAACCCTAAACCATTTAAAAACTACTTTagatatataaatttacataaaaagcAAAATTAGATATTTAACAGATCCTTTTCTATACTTTTCAATTAGGATACAGTATGAATATATTGCAAAGAATGACTTGTTTAGACGGTgacaaaattgataattttttttgttttgtctaACGAAAATGATTTATAAGATTCATagatgttgattttttttctaccaaaattaccttttttagtttttatttttcaagtttGGTTAGCAttttaaagaataatttttttaaaaaagtacaaaacaaatatactttaaattttttaatccaaTATCCAAGGAGTTAAAATATCGATATAGATAATATCATTATTTTTTCTGTGTTTtatgcaaaataaaaaaaaataataatataacattataatatttatgggagattttcaaaaaaaaaaaaaaaaacaaaacaaaaacaaaaacaaaactatttacacaataACAAAacttaatcttctttgatagatgTTGAGAGAGgctaataaaagtctatcaatgtctatccgtaatagaaattaatagaagtctatcttttatactatgtgatagactctagtagaagtctatcagtacatattattattattattattttttttgctatttcgattaatagtttgacattttatctatctgtgaaaattttccGTCTTATATTCATTGACAACAAAAACATAACTCAATAATTAACTTATACTTCTCTCCTAAAGTCggagattcaaatattcattctcgttatattaaaaaaataaaatctatattcttaaagaaaataaaataagtttcaaacaattattttgtaaaaaaaaaataaataaataaatatgcatcaTCTTTTCCATCCAAATGAAGAGTAAATAATGTTACCAATAGCCTAAAAGTTAATAATCTAAAGGTTTATGGTTTAAATTCTCCGAACTAGGACCCCAGTTGGTTTGATCCCAATcccaattataaaataaatggaaGAGATGGGATATTTTTTCATTCCATCAGCCAAAATGATATCTCTGACTGTAATATGGTATTTTACTTCCATCCAATGTTTGTTCCTTCTGCTTTCCATGCCAGCAAATAATCTTGCACTGGAAATCAAATGCATGGAAAGCGAAAGACAAGCCCTGTTATCCTTGAAGCAAAACCTCATAGATAGATATGATTTTCTCTCTTCTTGGAGAACACAAGCCAATCCCAAAGCCAATGATGATTGTTGCAATTGGAGAGGTGTTGGTTGTAGCAACAATACAGGTGCTGACCATTATAATATCATAAGCCTTGATCTTCACAATAAAGGTTTGATGGGTGAGGTTGGTTCTTCCTTAACTCAATTATTGCATCTCACCTACTTAGATCTTAGTTATAATCAGTTTGATCAAATCTTGATTGAGGATATTGgttctcttatcaatttgaattacCTCAACTTGTCCTATAACAAGTTGAGTGGAAGTATTCCTCAAAGTTTGGGACAATTATCCAACTTAGAGTATTTGAATCTTCAGTCTAATTTATTGGAGGGTGAAGTTTCTGAAGTTCATTTCTCAAagcttaaaaatttaaaagcttTGGATCTATCTGACAACTTGTTGAGATTAACCTTCAACTCAGCTTGGGTTCCTCCTTTTCAACTGCAATCAATAAGTTTGAGAAATTGTACATTGGGCCCATATTTTCCCAAATGGCTTCAAACACAAAAGTTCTCTGTTCTTGATATTTCAGAAAACAGAATTTCAGACAAGATTCCCAGATGGTTTTGGAATAACTTGTCCCCAAACTTATTGTTTCTTGATGTTTCCAACAATCATATCAAGGGGGAAATCCCAAATTTGTCCTTGAAATTCAAAAGGATGCCTGTGATCATTTTGGGAGTGAATGAATTTGAGGGTAAAATTCCAGCCTTTCTTTTTGGAGCACAAAACCTTGACCTTTCGACAAATGAATTTTCAGACATATCTGGTTTGTGTGAAGTCAACTACTCGTCCCCTTTATATCTCTTGGATACTTGCGGCAACAAAATGTCTGGCCAACTCCCTAATTGTTGGAACCATATGCTCAATTTAGAATCCTTAAGTTTGGCCTATAATTATTTTTCTGGAGACATTCCACAGTCTTTGAGTAATCTCACAAGACTGAAATCTCTAAATTTGCGAGAGAATTATTTCTCCGGGGAGTTTCCTTCTTGGTTTAACTTCACAGATTTGACACTCTTTGATGCAGTTGACAACAATTTATCTGGAAATTTACCGTCATGGATCGGATCAAGATTGCCAAATTTGGTTCGTTTGCTTCTCAAGTCAAATCACTTTCATGGAAACTTACCTTCAAGTCTTTGCAACCTCAGAAGGATTGAAGTATTGGACATTTCACTCAATTATGATATTTCAGGAAGCATACCAACTTGCATCTATAATTTTGATGTCTTGACAAAAACGTTTAATCCATCAACTGTTCCTGATTACATGAGAGATTTGGTCATGATGTGGAAAGGCAAAGAGATGGAATTTCATGGTAGAAATTTACAGCTTCAAAGGAGTATTGACCTGTCTAGCAACCGTCTGACAGGAGAAATTCCTAAAGAAATCACACAGCTTGTTGGTTTAATTTCTTTGAATCTCTCGAGGAATGAGTTAACAGGTCAAATTCCTTACAACATAGCTCAACTTCAATCGTTGGATTTTTTGGATCTATCGAGAAATAATTTGTGTGGTTCAATTCCTTCTAGTTTTTCTCAAATGCCCAGATTGAGTGTGTTGGATCTGTCCTACAATAACCTTTCAGGAAATATTCCCATTGGAACTCAACTTCAAAGCTTTCCAATTTCTTCCTATGAAGGCAACCCTTTTCTTCATGGAGATCCAATTAAGAAGTGGGAGCTGAGCAACAACAATAATACTCATGTTGAGGATAATAATGAAACTGAAGACAAATTCCTAATGCTAGATCTGCTTATTGCCATTTCTTCTGgatttataattggattttggGGAATCTTTGGCAGTCTTCTACTCTTTAAGAGATGGAGATATACCTACTTTAGGTTTTTAAGAAATATAATTGAGAAAGTTTTCTGAAGGAAATTAAGACCAGGTATTTTCTCTTCATTTACAATTGATGAAgagtcttttcttttcttttcttttcttttctttttttaataaatatgcctaattaatatttgattttttttgtttgtttgtttgttgggCACGCTACGGAGATGTGTACAGTTGTTTCAAGCATGGAAGTTAGTTATTTGGCTTGCTGTTTCGCCTTAGTTTGTAGGTTTTCCGTATCATTTAGCTTGTTATTCATCTTCAATTTTAATAGTGTGCATTATTCtctttctattttatcaataaaaattttattttcgaaaaagaagaacaaaaagaagaagCATGTTGTTTAGCAAAGAATTTTCCCATTTGGTTAATTGaagttattaagaaaaatttga
This window contains:
- the LOC120090435 gene encoding receptor-like protein EIX2 isoform X2, which produces MPANNLALEIKCMESERQALLSLKQNLIDRYDFLSSWRTQANPKANDDCCNWRGVGCSNNTGADHYNIISLDLHNKGLMGEVGSSLTQLLHLTYLDLSYNQFDQILIEDIGSLINLNYLNLSYNKLSGSIPQSLGQLSNLEYLNLQSNLLEGEVSEVHFSKLKNLKALDLSDNLLRLTFNSAWVPPFQLQSISLRNCTLGPYFPKWLQTQKFSVLDISENRISDKIPRWFWNNLSPNLLFLDVSNNHIKGEIPNLSLKFKRMPVIILGVNEFEGKIPAFLFGAQNLDLSTNEFSDISGLCEVNYSSPLYLLDTCGNKMSGQLPNCWNHMLNLESLSLAYNYFSGDIPQSLSNLTRLKSLNLRENYFSGEFPSWFNFTDLTLFDAVDNNLSGNLPSWIGSRLPNLVRLLLKSNHFHGNLPSSLCNLRRIEVLDISLNYDISGSIPTCIYNFDVLTKTFNPSTVPDYMRDLVMMWKGKEMEFHGRNLQLQRSIDLSSNRLTGEIPKEITQLVGLISLNLSRNELTGNIPIGTQLQSFPISSYEGNPFLHGDPIKKWELSNNNNTHVEDNNETEDKFLMLDLLIAISSGFIIGFWGIFGSLLLFKRWRYTYFRFLRNIIEKVF
- the LOC120090435 gene encoding receptor-like protein EIX2 isoform X1 encodes the protein MPANNLALEIKCMESERQALLSLKQNLIDRYDFLSSWRTQANPKANDDCCNWRGVGCSNNTGADHYNIISLDLHNKGLMGEVGSSLTQLLHLTYLDLSYNQFDQILIEDIGSLINLNYLNLSYNKLSGSIPQSLGQLSNLEYLNLQSNLLEGEVSEVHFSKLKNLKALDLSDNLLRLTFNSAWVPPFQLQSISLRNCTLGPYFPKWLQTQKFSVLDISENRISDKIPRWFWNNLSPNLLFLDVSNNHIKGEIPNLSLKFKRMPVIILGVNEFEGKIPAFLFGAQNLDLSTNEFSDISGLCEVNYSSPLYLLDTCGNKMSGQLPNCWNHMLNLESLSLAYNYFSGDIPQSLSNLTRLKSLNLRENYFSGEFPSWFNFTDLTLFDAVDNNLSGNLPSWIGSRLPNLVRLLLKSNHFHGNLPSSLCNLRRIEVLDISLNYDISGSIPTCIYNFDVLTKTFNPSTVPDYMRDLVMMWKGKEMEFHGRNLQLQRSIDLSSNRLTGEIPKEITQLVGLISLNLSRNELTGQIPYNIAQLQSLDFLDLSRNNLCGSIPSSFSQMPRLSVLDLSYNNLSGNIPIGTQLQSFPISSYEGNPFLHGDPIKKWELSNNNNTHVEDNNETEDKFLMLDLLIAISSGFIIGFWGIFGSLLLFKRWRYTYFRFLRNIIEKVF